The stretch of DNA CAGCTTGCCctcatctcctattgctgatgatccttcagctctaccatctcccccctcctctccctcctccagtcagtaactcttcttgcctgttcactagatgccagcccctgtacgccagctgttgtactgcactactgtacttttcaaggtactgtgctgtaagattaaaaacgttttctttattttttgtttttttaatgtattatttgtgtgaaaagtattataaacctattatagtacaGTATTATATAGCTGACTGTgctagttgggtacctaggccaactttgttggacttacgaacaaatcgGACTTATGAACAAACCGGACTTACGAATGTGCTcttggaacggaactcgttcatatgtaggggacttactgtattttaaataaagaggCACAATGTCAAGTTTTAATTGTCTGCCTGTTCCTCCTCTAATCTAAGAACACAGTTTAGCAACATTTTTGCAGCTTTTACCATAAAAATGTTAAGGATAACCCTTGTGTCATCCTCCCCAGCTCATTACCAAatttcctgcttctctcctctcttggTTGGTTAGACGGTTTCAAATCAGTGAACGGTCTGAGCTTGATTAGAAAACTTGGAGAAAATGGTGCCACCCTGAACTTCATACAGTGAGGACACACTAATTTCTGGGATCTAGGtataattttacttcatttgcaaagaaTGAAGATTCTTCTTCATTCATACCACAAATGCAAACGAAGGGAAAATACCAAACGTTCATAGAATAGCGCTGGATAAATTGAGGAAAATATGAAGATGTTTTGTAATGCCTGTAAAAGCTTAGTGTCACTGATTTATAAAATTTCTGAGATGTGGTTATAACTACAGCTTCTGCGCTGGGCTGCCCAGGTACAAATTTCTACTCTGTCATTCTCCacctatgaccttgggcaggtcacttagcCTCTCGTGGGCTGTTGTGAGGGATCACTGGAGATAATGTGCATAAAAGCACTTACCCAGTGGGCTTAGCATGCAGCATGTACTCAACATATGTTCGCAGGTATTACTGTCCTAATTCTACTCAAATATGTGTTTTCTAATGGCTGGGCcgttaaaaaaaatactgccatTTACAACCTTCAAAGTTAAGCAGagaagaggcaaaaataaaagcaaaaaacaacactttaaaaaacatttcatacagacaaaaaacaaaacataaaatgtatgATAATAAAGAATCAGGCATTAAAACTGGAAGTGGATGGACAATGATTAGGGACATCTGTTATTAACACTGGTGAATCCAAGCTCCTATCCTTTGGCAAAAAGCGACTCCTttccttcatttaacaaatgtgtaCTGAGCCAAGCACTGTACTAAATGCTGGGATTCAGCATCAAAGAAGACCTTCCTAGGGCTTATTCCATGACCCCCTTTCCAGGGAAACTATATCCTACCCAGCACCATAACTAGTCATCATTGTGACATTTTATCTCAAGGACAATGACCAATGCTTTATACATTTGGTATATTTAGTCAACTATTTGGCATATCCAACTTTAAGCACTTTCAACCAGACCAAAAtactaataaattaaaaaattagggcttccctggtggcgcagtggttgagagtccacctgccgatgcaggggacatgggttcatgccccagtccgggaagatcccacatgccgcagagtggctgggcccgtaagccatggccgctgagcctgcacgtccagagcctgtgctctgcagtgggagaggccacaacagtgagaggcccgtgtaccgcaaaaaaaaaaaaaaaaatttaaaaagtatatagacCAGAcaacaaagctaaaaataaaaaataacacacaaaaaattttcactatttaatattaaaaaacagaccTTCCAAATAATTCCAATGCCTGttccaaaatattaacaatgagaACATCATTGACTTATATCCCATAAGACTTATGGGATATGGTTAAAACATGAGTTTTTTCTTACAAGGGAAACACACAGCTATTAGAAAGCACTCTCAATAACAGTGTAATCCTcaaaggctggggtggggtgggcaacTGGAGCaagaaagaggcaagagaatAGTAGATTCTCTGTGAAAAAGTCTTCACAGAGAAATTATAATTAGAAATTATAATtagcctccctccccactctcatGCCAGATGAAAATCACTGTTATATTGAGAGAAAAActctaaatacttttttttaaagaattaaaaaaaattttactatgTGTTCTTCTTGAAATCAGCAAAAGTGAACCTAAGAAAAATAGGGAactgtaatcaaaaagacaaaggcaaaatatagagaattagaagacagaaaaagagtaGTTCTATAGAGTTGTCTTTGAAAGGTAATAAAACAGCAAATCTCTAGCTAGAGTTACCAAGAGAAGCAcaaatacatacaataaaattgatGTATGCAAAGAAAATActataaaagatttaaatgtattctattttattaaaaaaattttgaaactatAGATGATGTTCTAGGACACTATTATTAAATTTGCCTTATTATGAGGCAGAAAACCTGAGAGAGGAAGTTCTAGAGCCAGAGGGTCggtgtcccagctctgccacttactagctatgtgaccctggGAAAGAGACTAGCCTGTGCTCAGTTACCTCAACCATAACTGATGTGGGGATGATGGGGTAACCTCGGAGGGTTGTTGAGAGGGTCAGATGAGATAATACTTGCATAGGACAAATGACAAACTGGGGGAAAAGTTTATAATATGACACATGAAGAGCTCTTACATattaataagaacaaaataaacaaagcacataaaaaaaaaaaaaggacatgaacAACACAAatccccaaagaaataaaaacggCCAGTAAACAATGTCCTCTGTCTACAGCCTCTGAGCTGGTCTGGCTGGGAAAAAGAGGTGAAGATTACTCATTCACTGTTGactgaaataaaatctgtataGCATTCTTGGAGGGCAATTTGGAAATATGCACCAAAAGCCTTAATTACACATATCTTTTGATTTAGCACATAATCCCCTAAAAGCTatcttaaagaaattttaaaggatatGAATAAAAATTGGGCTTCAAGAATGTTTATGTGGTGAAAATTAGTAACAACCTAAGTATTCATCAAAGAGGATGTTAAATACAATGTTATTGTTCttccattaaaaatcatgttgtaGATTAGTATTTATTGAAATGGAAACTACTAACTCCCATAGAACGTTTACAAAATTAATAATGAAGTCCTCCATAATACCCAGGAGAAAAAACTGCAGAGGCCATATTATCACAATGCAATGAAAATATATCCTAAATAACTCTAGGctaaagaaatcaaaactttaaaatttaaaaacagaaaagaatgagaataagagagcattacaggggcttccctggtggtccagtggttaagaatccacctcccaatacaggggacacgggttggatccccggtcggggaactaagatcccacatgccgtggggtaacgaagcccacgagccgcaactactgagcacgtgggCCACAACTACAGGGCCCGCATGCTGAAACTatagagcccatgcgctctggagccctgctccacaactaaagagcccacacgcagcaactactgagcccacgtgccacaactagagagaaacccgcgcaccacagccaagagcccacgcaccgcagcggaggatcccacatgccgcgaggaaGATTCTgagtaccacaactaagacccgacgcagccaaaaattaaataaaataaaataaataaataaagagagcgTTACATAGCAAATGTCATGGAATAACAGCCAAAGTTctaatcagaaataaatttacGAGGTTAGAAAAATACTGATACACCCaaagaaagcaggaagaaagaatatgaaaagttaaaagcagaaattaatcaatgtaattaaaaagatgaattttGAAGGATATCAAATTCCATATCCTACAAAGAACATATTCAAAACCTCACATCTATTGCTGAGgaatttaaaacagtaaaacattgacatcaaattaatgtttaaaaaagaggTACCTGGTTAAATACATTAGGATGTATCCACATAAAGGAATTtaatgtagatattttaaaagttatattcgAGGAGCTTCTTTAATGATATGGGGGAAACATGCCAAATTTTGTAAGCAAAAAAAATTAGGCTTTAAAATATGACTATAAAAATGTACCTTAGAGTCATAAACTGAGGCTGAAAATTGTGCACAAAATTGTGGACACATGTATTTTTGTGAAAGAGAAGATCTGTAACTTCCCTTAGATTCACAAAGATATCTGTGACCCTAAAAAGGTTAAATGCCACTAACAGACATCTAAATGGTATCGCTATGCTAATTTCTCAGGGGTGAGATCATGGGGCTTTTAACTTTCTTCTCTATGCTCTTCTATAAATTACTAAATATGtacattatttattaataaaagggaaaattaggTTTTTATAATTActagtagaatttttttaaacgtctcatttaaaaagatatctCGCTTCCGCCACAGCAGCCATTAAAGAGCAGCAGCCATGGCTCTGTGCTACCCCATGGCTGTGGGCCTCAACAGGAGCCACAAGGTGACCGAGAACGTGAGCAAGCCGAGGCACAGCCGCCGCCACGGGCGCCTCACCAAGCACACCAAGTTTGTGCGGGACGTGATCCAGGAGGTGTGCGGCTTCGCCTCTTATGAACGGCCGGCCATGGAGCTGCTCAAGGTCTCCAAGGACAAGCGGGCCTTCAAGTTCATCAAGAAAAGGGTGGGGGGACACATCTGTgccaagaggaagagagaggagctgAGCAATGTCCTGGCCGCCATGAGGAAGGCAGCAGCCAAGAAGGACTGAGCCCTTCCCCTCTGTGCACAAtaaaactttttcagaaaaaaataaaaataaaaagatatctcCCTGTCCccataagcacacacacacatgcacaaaaacaCAGCATAGAAGAGACTCAGATATAGGATA from Phocoena sinus isolate mPhoSin1 chromosome 13, mPhoSin1.pri, whole genome shotgun sequence encodes:
- the LOC116764351 gene encoding 60S ribosomal protein L36-like gives rise to the protein MALCYPMAVGLNRSHKVTENVSKPRHSRRHGRLTKHTKFVRDVIQEVCGFASYERPAMELLKVSKDKRAFKFIKKRVGGHICAKRKREELSNVLAAMRKAAAKKD